One Mycolicibacterium pulveris genomic region harbors:
- the atpD gene encoding F0F1 ATP synthase subunit beta: protein MTATAERETKKSGADTNGRVVRVTGPVVDVEFPRGAVPELFNALHAEIGYKDLAKTLTLEVAQHLGDNLVRCISMQPTDGLVRGVEVIDTGGSISVPVGDGVKGHVFNALGDCLDDPGYGKDFEKWSIHRKPPAFNELEPKTEMLETGLKVVDLLTPYVRGGKIALFGGAGVGKTVLIQEMINRIARNFGGTSVFAGVGERTREGNDLWVELAEADVLKDTALVFGQMDEPPGTRMRVALSALTMAEFFRDEQGQDVLLFIDNIFRFTQAGSEVSTLLGRMPSAVGYQPTLADEMGELQERITSTRGRSITSMQAVYVPADDYTDPAPATTFAHLDATTELSRAVFSKGIFPAVDPLASSSTILDPSVVGDEHYRVAQEVIRILQRYKDLQDIIAILGVDELSEEDKQLVNRARRIERFLSQNMMAAEQFTGQPGSTVPLKETIEAFDRLTKGDFDHLPEQAFFLIGGLDDLAKKAESLGAKLEDTSGDGAPVASDSSDKGDNGDKAQ, encoded by the coding sequence ATGACTGCTACCGCCGAACGCGAGACGAAGAAGTCCGGCGCCGACACCAACGGACGTGTGGTGCGAGTCACCGGCCCGGTCGTCGACGTCGAGTTCCCACGCGGCGCCGTTCCAGAACTGTTCAACGCCTTGCACGCCGAGATCGGCTACAAGGACCTGGCGAAGACACTGACGCTGGAGGTCGCCCAGCACCTCGGCGACAACCTGGTGCGCTGCATCTCGATGCAGCCCACCGACGGCCTGGTGCGCGGCGTCGAGGTCATCGACACCGGCGGGTCGATCTCGGTTCCTGTCGGTGACGGCGTCAAGGGCCATGTGTTCAACGCGCTCGGTGACTGCCTCGACGACCCCGGCTACGGCAAGGACTTCGAGAAGTGGTCCATCCACCGCAAGCCACCGGCCTTCAACGAGCTGGAACCCAAGACCGAGATGCTGGAGACCGGCCTGAAGGTCGTCGACCTGCTCACCCCCTACGTGCGCGGCGGCAAGATCGCCCTGTTCGGCGGTGCAGGCGTGGGCAAGACGGTGCTCATCCAGGAGATGATCAACCGCATCGCCCGAAACTTCGGCGGCACTTCGGTGTTCGCCGGGGTGGGCGAGCGCACTCGTGAGGGCAACGACCTCTGGGTCGAGCTCGCCGAGGCCGACGTGCTCAAGGACACCGCACTCGTGTTCGGCCAGATGGACGAACCGCCAGGCACCCGTATGCGGGTGGCGTTGTCGGCGCTGACCATGGCGGAGTTCTTCCGTGACGAGCAGGGCCAGGACGTGCTTCTGTTCATCGACAACATCTTCCGGTTCACCCAGGCCGGCTCCGAGGTGTCGACCCTGCTGGGCCGCATGCCTTCTGCGGTGGGTTACCAGCCGACGCTGGCCGACGAGATGGGTGAGCTGCAGGAGCGCATCACGTCGACCCGTGGCCGGTCCATCACCTCGATGCAGGCCGTGTACGTGCCCGCTGACGACTACACCGACCCGGCGCCTGCGACCACGTTCGCGCACCTGGACGCCACCACGGAGCTGAGCCGTGCGGTGTTCTCGAAGGGCATCTTCCCGGCGGTGGACCCGTTGGCGTCGTCGTCGACGATCCTGGACCCCAGCGTGGTCGGCGACGAACACTACCGGGTGGCGCAGGAAGTCATCCGAATCCTGCAGCGCTACAAGGACCTTCAGGACATCATCGCCATTCTCGGTGTCGATGAGCTGTCCGAGGAGGATAAGCAGCTGGTCAACCGGGCACGGCGGATCGAGCGCTTCCTGAGCCAGAACATGATGGCGGCCGAGCAGTTCACCGGCCAGCCGGGTTCGACGGTTCCGCTGAAGGAAACCATCGAAGCGTTCGACAGGCTGACCAAGGGCGACTTCGACCACCTGCCCGAGCAGGCGTTCTTCCTCATCGGCGGGCTCGACGATCTCGCCAAGAAGGCCGAAAGCCTTGGCGCCAAGCTGGAAGACACGAGCGGCGACGGCGCGCCGGTCGCCAGCGACAGCAGCGACAAGGGCGACAACGGCGACAAGGCGCAGTAG
- a CDS encoding F0F1 ATP synthase subunit epsilon produces the protein MAELDVDIVAVEREIWSGKATFVFTRTTAGEIGILPRHIPLVAQLVDDAVVRVEREGEDDLRIAVDGGFMSVTDEGVIILAESAELESEIDSDAARQDADSDDPATAARGRARLRALGQID, from the coding sequence ATGGCGGAGCTAGACGTCGACATCGTCGCCGTCGAACGTGAAATCTGGTCGGGCAAGGCCACGTTCGTGTTCACCCGCACCACCGCCGGTGAGATCGGCATCCTGCCCCGCCACATCCCGTTGGTCGCCCAGCTCGTCGACGACGCGGTCGTGCGGGTCGAGCGCGAAGGCGAAGACGACCTGCGCATCGCGGTCGACGGCGGCTTCATGTCGGTCACCGACGAGGGCGTGATCATTCTCGCCGAGTCCGCCGAGCTCGAGTCCGAGATCGACTCCGACGCCGCGCGTCAGGACGCCGACTCCGATGATCCAGCAACAGCCGCCAGGGGACGGGCCAGACTCCGTGCCCTGGGTCAGATCGACTAG
- a CDS encoding DUF2550 domain-containing protein, with the protein MSASMWIMVALVGVLFAVVVALSYRLWKLRQVGGTAAILRDVPAVGGHGWRHGVMRYRGGEAGFYRLSSLRWWPDRRLSRRGLEIVSRRAPRGDEFDIMTHEIVVLEVRDVSPERRRGYEIALDRGALTAFLSWVESRPSPRARRRAR; encoded by the coding sequence ATGAGCGCGTCCATGTGGATCATGGTCGCGCTGGTCGGTGTTCTCTTCGCGGTCGTCGTCGCGCTGAGCTACCGGTTGTGGAAGCTGCGTCAGGTGGGTGGCACCGCGGCGATTCTGCGTGATGTGCCCGCCGTCGGCGGCCACGGCTGGCGCCATGGCGTGATGCGGTACCGCGGTGGGGAGGCCGGCTTCTATCGGTTGTCCAGCCTGCGGTGGTGGCCGGACCGGCGGTTGAGTCGCCGGGGGTTGGAGATCGTGTCGCGCCGCGCACCGCGCGGCGACGAATTCGACATCATGACGCACGAAATCGTGGTGCTGGAGGTCCGAGACGTCAGCCCGGAACGCCGGCGCGGCTATGAGATCGCGTTGGACCGTGGCGCGTTGACGGCGTTCCTGTCCTGGGTGGAGTCGCGGCCGTCACCGCGGGCGCGCCGCCGGGCCCGCTAA
- a CDS encoding cob(I)yrinic acid a,c-diamide adenosyltransferase, giving the protein MGVHLTRIYTRTGDDGTTGLSDFSRVSKNDARLEAYADCDEANAAIGVAIALGHPDEQILNVLRQIQNDLFDAGADLSTPVVENPKYPPLRVPQSYIDRLEAWCDEFNEPLSALNSFVLPGGTALSALLHVARTVVRRAERSAWKAVEIHGDGVSVLPAKYLNRLSDLLFILSRVANPDGDVLWQPGGGATD; this is encoded by the coding sequence ATGGGCGTTCATCTGACCCGCATCTACACGCGCACGGGCGATGACGGAACCACCGGCTTGAGCGACTTCAGCAGGGTGTCAAAGAATGACGCCCGCCTCGAGGCGTACGCCGACTGCGACGAAGCCAATGCCGCCATCGGCGTGGCGATTGCGTTGGGTCACCCCGATGAGCAGATTCTCAACGTGCTCAGGCAGATTCAGAACGACCTCTTCGATGCCGGCGCGGATCTGTCGACTCCGGTGGTGGAGAACCCCAAATATCCACCGCTGCGGGTTCCGCAGAGCTACATCGACCGGTTGGAAGCCTGGTGCGATGAGTTCAACGAACCGCTGTCGGCACTGAATTCCTTTGTGTTGCCAGGCGGTACGGCGCTGTCGGCGCTCCTGCATGTGGCTCGCACTGTGGTGCGTCGGGCCGAGCGGTCCGCGTGGAAGGCCGTGGAGATTCACGGCGACGGGGTCAGCGTGCTACCCGCGAAGTACCTCAACCGGCTGTCGGATCTGTTGTTCATCCTGTCGCGGGTGGCAAACCCCGACGGCGACGTGTTGTGGCAACCCGGCGGTGGCGCAACGGATTAG
- the murA gene encoding UDP-N-acetylglucosamine 1-carboxyvinyltransferase, whose amino-acid sequence MSERFVVTGGSRLSGEVAVGGAKNSVLKLMAASLLAEGTTTITNCPDILDVPLMAEVLRGLGATVELDSDVVRITSPDEPKYDADFAAVRQFRASVCVLGPLVGRCKRARVALPGGDAIGSRPLDMHQAGLRQLGARCNIEHGCVVAEADHLRGAEIQLEFPSVGATENILMAAVVAEGVTTIHNAAREPDVVDLCTMLNQMGAQISGAGTPTMTITGVDRLHPTEHRVIGDRIVAATWGIAAAMTRGDISVVGVDPQHLQLVLHKLHDVGATVTQDDNGFRVVQYERPKAVNVATLPFPGFPTDLQPMAIALASIADGTSMITENVFEARFRFVEEMVRLGADARTDGHHAVVRGIPQLSSAPVWSSDIRAGAGLVLAGLVADGDTEVHDVFHIDRGYPLFVENLKSLGAEIERVA is encoded by the coding sequence GTGAGTGAGCGTTTCGTGGTCACCGGCGGAAGCCGGCTGTCGGGCGAAGTTGCCGTCGGGGGCGCCAAGAACAGCGTTCTGAAGCTGATGGCGGCCTCGCTGCTGGCGGAGGGCACCACCACGATCACAAACTGCCCGGACATCCTCGACGTGCCGCTGATGGCAGAGGTGCTGCGGGGGCTGGGCGCCACCGTCGAACTGGACTCCGACGTCGTGCGGATCACGTCACCCGACGAGCCCAAATACGACGCCGACTTTGCTGCCGTGCGGCAGTTCCGCGCCTCCGTATGTGTCCTCGGGCCGTTGGTCGGGCGCTGCAAGCGGGCCCGGGTGGCGTTGCCCGGCGGCGACGCGATCGGGTCGCGGCCCCTGGACATGCACCAGGCCGGCCTGCGGCAACTGGGGGCCCGGTGCAACATCGAGCACGGCTGCGTGGTCGCCGAGGCCGACCACCTGCGCGGCGCGGAGATCCAGCTGGAGTTTCCGTCGGTCGGGGCCACCGAAAACATCCTGATGGCCGCCGTCGTGGCTGAGGGCGTGACGACGATCCACAACGCCGCACGCGAGCCCGACGTCGTCGACCTGTGCACCATGCTCAACCAGATGGGCGCCCAGATCTCGGGGGCGGGCACCCCGACGATGACGATCACCGGGGTGGACCGGCTGCATCCGACCGAACACCGGGTGATCGGTGACCGCATCGTCGCCGCGACGTGGGGGATCGCCGCGGCGATGACCCGGGGCGACATCTCAGTGGTCGGCGTCGACCCGCAGCATCTGCAGCTGGTCCTGCACAAGCTCCATGACGTCGGGGCGACCGTCACGCAGGACGACAACGGCTTCCGCGTGGTCCAGTACGAGCGGCCCAAGGCCGTCAACGTCGCCACGCTGCCGTTTCCGGGGTTCCCGACCGACCTGCAGCCGATGGCCATCGCGCTGGCGTCGATCGCCGACGGCACCTCGATGATCACCGAGAACGTGTTCGAGGCGCGGTTCCGGTTCGTCGAGGAGATGGTCCGGCTCGGCGCCGACGCCCGCACCGACGGGCATCACGCCGTGGTCCGGGGCATCCCGCAGCTCTCCAGCGCGCCCGTGTGGTCGTCGGATATCCGCGCCGGTGCCGGCCTGGTCCTGGCGGGCCTGGTGGCTGACGGCGACACCGAGGTCCACGACGTGTTCCACATCGACCGGGGCTATCCGCTGTTCGTGGAGAACCTCAAGAGCCTGGGCGCCGAGATCGAGCGCGTCGCCTGA